The following coding sequences lie in one uncultured Mailhella sp. genomic window:
- a CDS encoding FAD:protein FMN transferase — protein MLTRRFFLRCLTAAAAAALPVSALARTAAPAPFTETRVMMGTFVTIKTCGVSEMQAADAVGRAFERMSELEALLTRFDRASALGQLNATGRLKDAPVPLRTVVQAASRMHALTGGAFDPTVLSLLEVLERSSAGIDAKEAAEASELIGMTHVDASGSDIRFDRSGMKMSLDGIAKGYIADEGARLLRESGVRNFLVNAGGDIVAQGGKNGAPWRVAVENPEKYRGNTAYPAVRNLTNQAMATSGTYENRLDGKGTLNHILNPANGLCATVPGASVVAASAMEADALATALCVMSRPVAFMEGVPQASCLITLPTGKVQRSSRWS, from the coding sequence ATGCTCACCCGACGCTTCTTTCTCCGCTGTCTCACCGCTGCCGCCGCAGCCGCTCTGCCCGTTTCCGCGCTCGCCCGAACCGCGGCCCCTGCTCCCTTCACCGAAACCCGCGTCATGATGGGCACGTTCGTCACCATCAAGACCTGCGGCGTTTCCGAAATGCAGGCGGCCGACGCCGTGGGCAGAGCCTTTGAACGCATGTCGGAGCTCGAAGCGCTGCTCACCCGATTCGACAGAGCCTCCGCCCTCGGGCAGCTCAATGCCACCGGACGCCTCAAGGATGCGCCGGTGCCGCTGCGCACGGTGGTGCAGGCGGCCTCGCGCATGCACGCTCTCACTGGCGGAGCCTTCGACCCCACCGTGCTTTCGCTTCTGGAAGTGCTGGAGCGCTCCTCGGCAGGCATCGACGCCAAAGAAGCGGCCGAGGCTTCGGAACTCATCGGCATGACGCACGTTGATGCCTCAGGCAGCGACATCCGCTTCGACCGCAGCGGTATGAAAATGAGTCTCGACGGCATCGCCAAGGGCTACATCGCCGACGAAGGCGCGCGCCTGCTTCGCGAATCGGGCGTGAGGAACTTTCTGGTCAACGCCGGGGGAGACATCGTGGCTCAGGGCGGCAAAAACGGCGCTCCCTGGCGCGTGGCCGTGGAAAACCCGGAAAAGTATCGCGGCAACACCGCCTATCCGGCCGTCCGCAATCTGACGAATCAGGCCATGGCCACGTCCGGCACCTATGAGAACAGGCTCGACGGGAAAGGCACGCTCAATCACATTCTGAATCCCGCAAACGGCCTCTGCGCCACGGTTCCCGGCGCCTCCGTGGTGGCCGCCTCGGCCATGGAGGCGGACGCCCTCGCCACGGCGCTTTGCGTCATGTCCCGCCCGGTGGCGTTCATGGAAGGCGTGCCGCAGGCTTCCTGCCTGATAACCCTGCCGACAGGCAAGGTGCAGCGCTCCAGCCGCTGGAGCTGA
- the rnfB gene encoding RnfABCDGE type electron transport complex subunit B, giving the protein MVLYSILALTGLGFVAAVLLSVASRVFAVHEDPMVGKVTDSLPGANCGGCGYAGCEGYANAVVHDPSIPPNLCVVGGAKVASAIGELTGKLTTEMEPLVAYRRCDKNAGQVARRFDYKGIPSCAAAAALHHGSDQCGFSCLGFGDCVKECLTSALHVENFIVEVNESMCIGCGKCTKICPRNVLQLIPKRARVAITCSTQDKLKAVMDVCKVGCIHCSKCVKTCPAKAIAMVNDRIQIDQKLCLEYGDSCGQACAKACPRGILRLHGAAALAAQAEACEKARAQEKAE; this is encoded by the coding sequence ATGGTTCTCTACTCCATACTTGCTCTTACCGGACTCGGCTTTGTGGCCGCCGTCCTGCTTTCCGTCGCCTCCCGCGTCTTCGCCGTCCATGAGGATCCCATGGTGGGAAAAGTTACCGACAGCCTGCCCGGCGCAAACTGCGGCGGCTGCGGCTACGCCGGCTGCGAAGGCTATGCCAACGCCGTAGTGCATGATCCTTCCATTCCGCCGAACCTGTGCGTGGTCGGCGGCGCCAAGGTGGCTTCCGCCATCGGCGAGCTCACCGGCAAGCTGACCACCGAAATGGAGCCGCTCGTCGCCTACCGCCGCTGCGACAAGAACGCCGGTCAGGTGGCCCGCCGCTTCGACTACAAGGGCATCCCCTCCTGCGCCGCGGCCGCCGCCCTGCATCACGGCTCGGATCAGTGCGGCTTTTCCTGCCTCGGCTTCGGCGACTGCGTCAAGGAATGCCTCACGAGCGCCCTGCACGTGGAAAACTTCATCGTGGAAGTCAACGAATCCATGTGCATAGGCTGCGGCAAATGCACCAAGATCTGCCCCAGAAACGTACTTCAGCTCATTCCCAAGCGAGCCCGAGTGGCCATCACCTGCTCCACGCAGGACAAACTCAAGGCCGTCATGGACGTGTGCAAGGTGGGCTGCATTCACTGCTCAAAATGCGTCAAGACCTGCCCGGCCAAGGCCATAGCCATGGTGAACGACCGCATTCAGATCGATCAGAAGCTCTGTCTGGAATACGGCGACTCCTGCGGTCAGGCCTGCGCCAAGGCCTGCCCCCGCGGCATTCTGCGTCTGCACGGCGCAGCCGCGCTCGCCGCTCAGGCCGAAGCCTGTGAAAAGGCCAGAGCTCAGGAAAAAGCCGAATAG
- a CDS encoding RnfABCDGE type electron transport complex subunit A translates to MSVFEVFISAIFVNNIVLSQNLGNCPYLGCSKEKGVALGMGTSVIFVTVMATLCTWLVQKYLLVPTHLEYLQTLVFILIIASLVQFVEMFLKKAVPPLYASLGIFLPLITTNCCVLGVTLLVQREQYNLVDSLFYAFATGAGFLLALLLMAGVRERLETCRVPSALAGTPIALIMAGIMSLSFMAFKGMV, encoded by the coding sequence ATGAGCGTTTTTGAAGTTTTCATTTCCGCCATATTCGTCAACAACATCGTGCTCTCCCAGAACCTCGGCAACTGCCCCTATCTGGGATGCTCCAAGGAAAAAGGCGTGGCCCTCGGCATGGGCACCTCCGTCATTTTCGTCACTGTCATGGCCACGCTGTGCACGTGGCTCGTGCAGAAATATCTGCTGGTTCCCACCCATCTGGAATATCTGCAGACGCTGGTGTTCATTCTCATCATCGCCTCGCTCGTGCAGTTTGTGGAAATGTTCCTCAAAAAGGCCGTTCCGCCGCTGTACGCTTCGCTCGGCATCTTTCTTCCGCTCATCACCACGAACTGCTGCGTGCTCGGCGTGACGCTGCTCGTGCAGAGAGAACAGTACAACCTCGTCGATTCCCTGTTCTACGCCTTTGCCACGGGCGCAGGCTTTCTGCTGGCCCTGCTGCTCATGGCCGGCGTGCGCGAACGTCTGGAAACCTGCCGCGTTCCCAGCGCTCTGGCGGGCACGCCCATCGCGCTCATCATGGCAGGCATCATGTCTCTGTCCTTCATGGCCTTCAAGGGCATGGTATAG
- a CDS encoding electron transport complex subunit E → MNRFMQELTKGLWKELPPFRLLLGLCPVLAVTKSASSGVGMGMAVLFVLTLSNMLISMVRNIIPSKVRIACFITISATLVVAVELLMQAYAYPLYLQLGIFVPLIVVNCIILGRAEAFAAKNPVHLAIADGLGMGLGFTMSLTFLGSIREILGAGTWFGHPVMWDGFQPFTIMVEAPGAFLCLGLTLAAMNYGTHRQLMKKSRENSEELPSPCGGCRACAMGRNKD, encoded by the coding sequence ATGAATCGCTTCATGCAGGAACTGACCAAGGGTCTGTGGAAGGAACTTCCTCCGTTCCGGCTGCTTCTGGGCCTGTGCCCCGTGCTCGCCGTAACCAAGAGCGCTTCCAGCGGCGTGGGCATGGGCATGGCCGTGCTCTTCGTGCTCACCCTCTCCAACATGCTCATCTCCATGGTGCGCAACATCATTCCCTCCAAGGTGCGCATCGCCTGCTTCATCACCATTTCCGCCACGCTCGTGGTGGCCGTGGAACTGCTCATGCAGGCCTACGCCTATCCCTTGTATCTGCAGCTCGGCATTTTCGTGCCGCTCATCGTGGTGAACTGCATCATTCTCGGCCGCGCCGAAGCCTTTGCCGCCAAGAACCCCGTGCATCTCGCTATTGCCGACGGCCTCGGCATGGGACTCGGCTTCACCATGTCGCTCACCTTCCTCGGCTCCATCCGGGAAATTCTCGGCGCGGGCACCTGGTTCGGTCACCCCGTCATGTGGGACGGCTTCCAGCCTTTCACCATCATGGTGGAAGCGCCCGGCGCCTTCCTCTGCCTGGGGCTCACCCTCGCCGCCATGAACTACGGCACGCACCGTCAGCTCATGAAGAAGAGCCGCGAAAATTCCGAAGAGCTGCCTTCGCCCTGCGGCGGCTGCCGCGCCTGCGCCATGGGCCGCAATAAAGACTGA
- the rnfG gene encoding RnfABCDGE type electron transport complex subunit G: MKSIVQMILVLSILCGTAGFCLSYLKMTTASRIESQALTFVQGPAILDVFKDADNSPINDRRAFTLKDGRTVNVFPSMKKGKLVGVAVEQFGSGYGGDLGVVVGFNVQNDTLAGIGITTMKETAGVGTRVKEPAFLKQFPGKSLPVKLRSQGGDIDAVSGATVSSNGVMGAVDSAVAVYQELKPLLLETWK; encoded by the coding sequence ATGAAAAGCATTGTTCAAATGATACTCGTGCTGTCCATCCTGTGCGGCACGGCCGGATTCTGCCTCTCCTACCTTAAAATGACCACGGCTTCGCGCATCGAAAGCCAGGCGCTCACCTTCGTTCAGGGCCCCGCCATTCTGGACGTGTTCAAGGACGCCGACAATTCTCCCATCAACGACCGCCGCGCCTTCACCCTGAAGGACGGCCGCACCGTCAACGTCTTTCCCAGCATGAAGAAGGGAAAGCTCGTCGGCGTGGCCGTGGAACAGTTCGGCAGCGGCTACGGCGGCGATCTCGGCGTGGTGGTCGGATTCAACGTGCAGAACGACACCCTTGCCGGCATAGGCATCACCACCATGAAGGAAACCGCGGGCGTGGGCACCAGAGTCAAGGAACCCGCCTTTCTGAAGCAGTTTCCCGGCAAGAGCCTGCCCGTCAAGCTGAGAAGCCAGGGCGGCGACATCGACGCCGTTTCCGGCGCCACGGTTTCGTCCAACGGCGTCATGGGCGCGGTGGACAGCGCCGTGGCCGTTTATCAGGAACTCAAGCCTCTCCTTCTGGAGACGTGGAAATAA